One Streptomyces fagopyri DNA window includes the following coding sequences:
- a CDS encoding alpha/beta fold hydrolase: MGHRRHALRTTAVGAVSAVLITGGTLGLAPTAGAAAGGVRFVDITGDGGTALKGNVVTPSDADGTRTYPLIVLPTSWGLPQVEYLAQARRLADSGYVVVAYNVRGFWQSGGEIEVAGPPDVADTSKVIDWALANTPADARRIGVAGVSYGAGISLLAAEHDKRIKAVAALSGWADLIDSIYSGRTEHAQATALLGGVGALTGRPSAELRGILGSFFSSDLSKEQEMIAWGRKRSPETYVDQLDKNGPAVFMANAWGDTIFPPNQYARFYEELTGPKRLELRPGDHATAELPGLFGVPNDVWTDTGRWFDHYLRGEDNGIDREQPVQLKARSAGGYEGYPDWKSVGATARKIELAGTTTIHTNVDSGADGGIIFLSSLLDQLARVPPTALVPLLPRRWAAVWQSPRSESAQRVRGTARLHTTLTPTAESGTLIAYLYDVGPLGLGKLVSSAPYTFHGRTPGEPFGVDLDLYSTAYDVPAGHRLALVLDTVDPLYIEHNPPGAQLTFSSPANDPSYVSVPLREQ; encoded by the coding sequence GTGGGACACCGTCGCCATGCCCTGCGCACGACCGCCGTCGGTGCCGTCTCGGCGGTCCTGATCACCGGCGGCACCCTCGGGCTCGCCCCCACCGCCGGGGCGGCCGCGGGCGGCGTCCGCTTCGTCGACATCACCGGGGACGGCGGCACGGCCCTCAAGGGCAACGTCGTCACCCCCTCGGACGCCGACGGCACCCGCACCTACCCGCTCATCGTGCTGCCCACGAGCTGGGGCCTGCCCCAGGTCGAGTACCTCGCGCAGGCCCGCAGACTCGCCGACTCCGGCTATGTGGTGGTCGCCTACAACGTCCGCGGCTTCTGGCAGTCCGGCGGCGAGATAGAAGTGGCCGGGCCGCCCGACGTGGCCGACACCTCCAAGGTGATCGACTGGGCGCTCGCCAACACCCCCGCCGACGCGCGCCGGATCGGCGTGGCCGGCGTCTCGTACGGCGCCGGGATCAGCCTGCTGGCCGCCGAACACGACAAGCGGATCAAGGCGGTCGCCGCGCTCAGCGGCTGGGCCGATCTCATCGACTCGATCTACTCGGGCCGTACCGAGCACGCCCAGGCCACCGCCCTGCTCGGTGGCGTCGGCGCCCTCACCGGCCGCCCCAGCGCCGAACTCCGCGGGATCCTCGGGTCCTTCTTCTCCTCGGACCTCTCGAAGGAGCAGGAGATGATCGCCTGGGGGAGGAAACGTTCCCCCGAGACCTATGTCGACCAGCTCGACAAGAACGGCCCGGCCGTCTTCATGGCCAACGCCTGGGGCGACACGATCTTCCCGCCCAACCAGTACGCCCGCTTCTACGAGGAGCTGACCGGGCCCAAACGCCTGGAGTTGCGTCCCGGCGACCACGCCACCGCCGAGCTGCCCGGTCTGTTCGGAGTCCCCAACGACGTCTGGACGGACACCGGCCGCTGGTTCGACCACTACCTCAGGGGCGAGGACAACGGCATCGACCGCGAGCAGCCGGTCCAGCTCAAGGCCCGCTCGGCCGGCGGCTACGAGGGGTACCCGGACTGGAAGTCGGTCGGCGCCACGGCGAGGAAGATCGAACTGGCGGGCACCACCACGATCCACACGAACGTCGACTCGGGCGCGGACGGCGGGATCATCTTCCTCTCCAGCCTCCTGGACCAGCTGGCGCGGGTCCCTCCGACGGCCCTCGTCCCGCTGCTGCCGCGCCGCTGGGCGGCCGTCTGGCAGTCACCGCGGTCCGAGAGCGCCCAGCGGGTACGCGGTACCGCCCGGCTGCACACCACGCTCACCCCGACCGCGGAGAGCGGCACCCTCATCGCCTATCTGTACGACGTGGGGCCGCTCGGCCTCGGCAAGCTGGTCAGCAGCGCGCCGTACACCTTCCACGGGCGGACACCCGGCGAGCCGTTCGGCGTCGACCTGGACCTGTACTCCACGGCCTACGACGTCCCGGCAGGGCACCGGCTCGCCCTGGTCCTCGACACGGTCGACCCGCTCTACATCGAGCACAACCCGCCCGGCGCGCAGCTGACCTTCTCCTCGCCGGCGAACGACCCGTCCTACGTGTCGGTTCCCCTGCGCGAGCAGTGA
- the map gene encoding type I methionyl aminopeptidase, which produces MVELKTDTSIDAMHEAGQVVGRALTAVREAAAVGVSLLELDEVAHQVLRDAGARSPFLGYRPSFAPTPFPAVLCASVNNAIVHGIPTGYRLRDGDLVSMDFGAELGGWVGDSAISFIVGRPRAADVRLLETADRALAAGIAAAVVGNRVGDIAHAVGTVCRAAGYGIPDGFGGHGVGRRMHEDPPVPNEGRPGRGMPLRHGMVLAIEPMLIGGGTDGYHAAPDGWTLCTDDGSRAAHAEHTVAITDSGPRILTAR; this is translated from the coding sequence ATGGTGGAACTCAAGACGGACACATCGATCGACGCGATGCACGAGGCGGGACAGGTCGTGGGCAGGGCGCTCACTGCGGTTCGCGAGGCGGCCGCCGTGGGCGTCTCCCTGTTGGAGCTGGACGAGGTCGCCCACCAGGTGCTGCGCGACGCGGGCGCCCGCTCCCCCTTCCTCGGCTACCGCCCCTCCTTCGCGCCGACCCCGTTCCCCGCGGTCCTCTGCGCCTCCGTGAACAACGCGATCGTGCACGGCATCCCGACCGGCTACCGGCTGCGCGACGGCGACCTGGTCTCCATGGACTTCGGCGCCGAACTGGGCGGCTGGGTCGGCGACTCGGCGATCAGCTTCATCGTCGGCCGGCCGCGCGCCGCCGACGTCCGTCTGCTCGAGACCGCCGACCGCGCCCTGGCTGCCGGCATCGCGGCGGCCGTCGTCGGCAACCGCGTCGGGGACATCGCGCACGCCGTCGGCACGGTGTGCCGCGCGGCGGGATACGGCATTCCGGACGGCTTCGGCGGCCACGGCGTGGGCCGTCGTATGCACGAGGACCCGCCCGTCCCCAACGAGGGGCGGCCCGGCCGCGGCATGCCGCTGCGCCACGGCATGGTCCTCGCCATCGAGCCCATGCTCATCGGCGGCGGCACCGACGGCTACCACGCGGCGCCGGACGGCTGGACCCTGTGCACGGACGACGGCTCCCGCGCGGCCCACGCCGAGCACACGGTGGCCATCACGGACTCGGGTCCCCGCATCCTGACGGCGCGCTGA
- a CDS encoding glutamate ABC transporter substrate-binding protein has product MIRTTRVRLVLVAVTTLLATLTGCGKEGSPPTKGPAAEKLPTYEVAKGFRLPDSPTWQRAWKRGHLNVGVKEDQPYLGERDPATGGYAGFDIEIARMTAASLGFDPKTVNFRTVASANRETALQNGQIDYYVGTYTINDLRKKLVGFAGPYYLAGQSLLVRKDEDDIRGPQDLAGKRVCSAAGSTPYQRIRTDYPKATLVAYDTYSVCVDNLLTYQVDAVTTDDAILIGYAAKAPDELKVVGRPFSKEPYGIGVPRGDNALRYALDDALEAREKNGDWKRAYEATLGLSGVPAPAPPAIDRYRAS; this is encoded by the coding sequence ATGATCCGTACCACACGTGTGCGCCTCGTCCTGGTGGCGGTCACCACGCTGCTCGCCACCCTCACCGGCTGCGGGAAGGAGGGCAGCCCGCCCACCAAGGGGCCGGCCGCGGAGAAACTGCCCACCTACGAGGTCGCGAAGGGCTTTCGGCTCCCCGACTCGCCCACCTGGCAACGGGCGTGGAAACGCGGCCACTTGAACGTCGGCGTCAAGGAGGACCAGCCGTACCTGGGCGAGAGGGACCCGGCGACCGGCGGCTACGCCGGCTTCGACATCGAGATCGCCCGGATGACGGCGGCCTCACTCGGCTTCGACCCGAAGACCGTCAACTTCAGGACCGTCGCCTCGGCCAACCGCGAAACCGCCCTGCAGAACGGCCAGATCGACTACTACGTCGGCACCTACACCATCAACGACCTGCGCAAGAAGCTCGTCGGCTTCGCGGGCCCCTACTATCTGGCCGGTCAGTCCCTGCTGGTACGCAAGGACGAGGACGACATCCGCGGACCCCAGGACCTGGCCGGCAAACGCGTCTGCTCGGCGGCCGGTTCGACGCCGTACCAGCGCATCAGGACGGACTACCCGAAAGCCACACTCGTCGCCTACGACACCTACTCGGTCTGTGTCGACAACCTGCTGACCTACCAGGTCGACGCCGTCACCACCGACGACGCGATCCTGATCGGCTACGCGGCGAAGGCCCCCGACGAACTCAAGGTCGTCGGCAGGCCGTTCTCCAAGGAGCCCTACGGCATCGGCGTCCCGCGCGGGGACAACGCCCTGCGGTACGCACTCGACGACGCGCTGGAGGCCAGGGAGAAGAACGGGGACTGGAAGAGGGCGTACGAGGCGACGCTCGGGCTCTCCGGGGTACCCGCGCCCGCCCCGCCCGCCATCGACCGCTACCGGGCGAGCTGA
- a CDS encoding MBL fold metallo-hydrolase, which produces MKLTKKSHACIRLEKDGRSLVIDPGVYTEEDAAVGADAILVTHEHPDHFDEERLRAGMEAGPATEIWTLKSVADRLSAAFPGRVHTVGHGDTFTAAGFDVQVHGELHAVIHPDIPRITNVGYLVDGGRVFHPGDALTVPDRQIDTLMLPVMAPWNKIAEVIDYVREVKPQRAYDIHDALITDLARPIYDHQIGALGGAEHLRLAPGASAEV; this is translated from the coding sequence ATGAAGCTCACGAAGAAGTCGCATGCCTGCATCCGTCTGGAGAAGGACGGGCGCTCGCTCGTCATCGACCCCGGCGTCTACACCGAGGAGGACGCGGCCGTCGGCGCGGACGCGATCCTGGTCACGCACGAGCACCCCGACCACTTCGACGAGGAGCGGCTGCGGGCCGGGATGGAGGCCGGCCCCGCGACCGAGATCTGGACCCTGAAATCGGTCGCGGACCGGCTCTCCGCCGCCTTCCCGGGCCGTGTGCACACCGTCGGCCACGGCGACACGTTCACCGCCGCGGGCTTCGACGTCCAGGTGCACGGTGAGCTGCACGCCGTGATCCACCCTGACATCCCGCGCATCACGAACGTCGGCTACCTCGTCGACGGCGGCCGTGTCTTCCACCCGGGCGACGCCCTCACCGTCCCCGACCGGCAGATCGACACGCTGATGCTCCCCGTGATGGCCCCGTGGAACAAGATCGCCGAGGTCATCGATTACGTCCGCGAGGTCAAGCCGCAGCGCGCGTACGACATCCACGACGCGCTCATCACGGACCTCGCGCGCCCGATCTACGACCATCAGATCGGCGCGCTGGGCGGCGCCGAGCACCTGCGGCTCGCGCCGGGGGCGTCGGCGGAGGTCTGA
- the pcaDC gene encoding bifunctional 3-oxoadipate enol-lactonase/4-carboxymuconolactone decarboxylase PcaDC has protein sequence MSTTTPEHLQYRFDGPEDAPVLILGPSLGTTWHMWDRQIPELAKNWRIFRFDLPGHGGAPAYPAGSFAELAGRLLATLDGLGVQRFGYAGCAFGGALGIELALRRPERIASLAVIAASPRFGSADEFRQRGVIVRTNGLDPIARTSPERWFTAGFAAAQPAITEWAVQMVRTTDPGCYIAACEALAAFDVRAELGRIGVPTLVLVGSDDQVTGPAEARTLVAGIPDARLAVVPGASHLVPVEQPAAVTDLLVRHFSTAWQPAYDSSTGQVAIPAAPVKPALATPPPLAPVAEIAPAVVAQPGILGRPDPYDAGIKVRREVLGDAHVDRALASADAFSGDFQEFVTRYAWGEIWDRPGLDRRSRSCVTLTALVAGGHLDELAFHTRAALRNGLTPVEIKEVLLQAAVYCGVPAANSAFKVAQAVIREETTPQE, from the coding sequence GTGAGCACGACGACGCCTGAACACCTGCAATACCGCTTTGACGGGCCGGAGGACGCCCCGGTCCTCATCCTCGGCCCCTCGCTCGGCACCACCTGGCACATGTGGGACCGCCAGATCCCGGAGCTGGCGAAGAACTGGCGGATCTTCCGCTTCGACCTGCCGGGCCACGGCGGGGCCCCCGCCTATCCGGCGGGTTCGTTCGCCGAACTCGCGGGGCGGCTGCTGGCCACGCTCGACGGGCTAGGGGTGCAGCGCTTCGGCTACGCGGGCTGCGCGTTCGGCGGCGCCCTCGGGATCGAACTGGCCCTGCGCCGCCCGGAGCGGATCGCCTCCCTCGCGGTGATCGCCGCCTCACCCCGCTTCGGATCCGCCGACGAGTTCCGCCAGCGCGGGGTGATCGTGCGGACCAACGGACTCGACCCGATCGCCCGCACCTCGCCCGAACGCTGGTTCACCGCCGGATTCGCCGCGGCCCAGCCGGCCATCACCGAGTGGGCGGTGCAGATGGTGCGCACCACCGACCCCGGCTGCTACATCGCCGCCTGCGAGGCGCTCGCCGCGTTCGACGTACGGGCCGAACTGGGCCGGATCGGCGTTCCCACCCTCGTCCTCGTCGGCTCCGACGACCAGGTCACCGGGCCCGCCGAGGCCCGCACACTGGTCGCCGGGATCCCGGACGCCCGGCTCGCGGTCGTGCCCGGCGCCTCGCACCTGGTCCCCGTGGAGCAGCCCGCCGCGGTCACCGACCTGCTGGTACGGCACTTCTCCACCGCCTGGCAGCCCGCCTACGACTCGTCGACCGGCCAGGTGGCGATCCCGGCGGCCCCGGTGAAGCCGGCGCTCGCCACGCCCCCGCCCCTCGCGCCCGTCGCCGAGATCGCCCCGGCCGTCGTCGCCCAGCCCGGGATCCTGGGCAGGCCCGACCCCTACGACGCGGGGATCAAGGTCCGTCGCGAGGTGCTCGGGGACGCGCACGTGGACCGGGCGCTGGCCTCGGCGGACGCGTTCTCCGGGGACTTCCAGGAGTTCGTCACCCGTTACGCCTGGGGCGAGATCTGGGACCGGCCTGGCCTCGACCGGCGCTCGCGCAGCTGTGTCACGCTCACCGCGCTGGTCGCGGGCGGCCACCTCGACGAACTCGCCTTCCACACCCGTGCCGCCCTGCGCAACGGTCTCACCCCGGTCGAGATCAAGGAGGTGCTCCTCCAGGCCGCGGTGTACTGCGGTGTCCCGGCCGCGAACAGCGCGTTCAAGGTGGCGCAGGCGGTGATCCGGGAGGAGACCACGCCCCAGGAGTGA
- a CDS encoding amino acid ABC transporter ATP-binding protein — MAVDPLIELQGVNKYFGELHVLQDIDLTVAKGEVVVVIGPSGSGKSTLCRTINRLETVQSGSIRLEGRPLPDEGRALAGLRAEVGMVFQSFNLFAHKTVLQNVSLAQIKVRGRKREDADRRSRELLDRVGLAAQAPKYPAQLSGGQQQRVAIARALAMDPKALLFDEPTSALDPEMINEVLEVMRQLARDGMTMVVVTHEMGFARSAANRVVFMSDGRIVEDRAPEEFFTNPRSDRAKDFLSKILKH, encoded by the coding sequence ATGGCTGTCGATCCTCTGATCGAACTGCAGGGTGTGAACAAGTACTTCGGCGAGCTGCATGTCCTGCAGGACATCGACCTCACCGTGGCCAAGGGGGAGGTGGTCGTCGTCATCGGCCCGTCGGGGTCGGGCAAGTCGACGCTGTGCCGGACGATCAACCGGCTGGAGACCGTCCAGTCGGGCTCCATCCGGCTGGAGGGCCGGCCGCTGCCGGACGAGGGCAGGGCGCTCGCCGGGCTCCGCGCCGAGGTCGGGATGGTCTTCCAGTCCTTCAACCTCTTCGCGCACAAGACGGTCCTGCAGAACGTCTCGCTGGCCCAGATCAAGGTCCGCGGCCGCAAGCGGGAGGACGCGGACCGGCGCTCGCGTGAACTCCTGGACCGGGTGGGCCTCGCCGCACAGGCCCCCAAGTACCCGGCACAGCTCTCCGGCGGCCAGCAGCAGCGCGTCGCCATCGCCCGCGCCCTCGCCATGGACCCCAAGGCACTGCTGTTCGACGAACCGACCTCGGCGCTGGACCCCGAGATGATCAACGAGGTCCTGGAGGTCATGCGGCAGCTCGCGCGCGACGGCATGACCATGGTCGTCGTCACCCACGAGATGGGCTTCGCGCGTTCCGCGGCCAACCGCGTCGTCTTCATGTCCGACGGCCGCATCGTCGAGGACCGCGCCCCCGAGGAGTTCTTCACCAACCCGCGCAGCGACCGCGCCAAGGACTTCCTCTCCAAGATCCTCAAGCACTGA
- the ggt gene encoding gamma-glutamyltransferase: MRRPVARNLAVLAVSAAVVSIGAAAPPGAGEASGSAGGTPAKVPVAVGYGGAVASVDADASAAGIEVLRKGGNAVDAAVATAAALGVTEPYSSGVGGGGYFVYYDAESRSVHTIDGRETAPLSADSGLFLENGKPLAFADAVTSGLGVGTPGTPATWQTALDSWGSRRLSSVLEPAERIARHGFKVDATFRSQTESNEARFRNFPDTARLFLPGGSLPAVGSTFTNPDLARTYEELGRKGVGAIYHGDLGKDIVTTVNKPPVGAGSGYNARPGKLSLRDLAAYRAKRQAPTETSYRGRKVYSIAPSSSGGTTVGEALNILERTDLSKASDVQYLHHYIEASRIAFADRGRWVGDPAFENVPAKELLSQRYADSRACLVRNDAVLTSPLAPGDPRHPAACSTAGTAAPTTYEGENTTHLTVADKWGDVVSYTLTIEQTGGSGITVPGRGFLLNNELTDFSFTPANPAAHDPNLPGPGKRPRSSISPTIVLDRHDRPVVALGSPGGATIITTVLQTLTGFLDRGLPLVDAIAAPRASQRNAAQTELEPSLYDSALRARLEALGHSFKLNPEIGAATGVQRLPNGKWLAAAETVRRGGGSAMVVRPAS, encoded by the coding sequence ATGCGTCGCCCTGTTGCGCGGAATCTGGCGGTCTTGGCGGTTTCGGCCGCGGTGGTCTCGATCGGTGCGGCGGCGCCCCCCGGCGCCGGGGAAGCGTCCGGGTCCGCCGGGGGCACACCGGCGAAGGTGCCGGTCGCCGTCGGCTACGGCGGCGCGGTGGCGAGCGTCGACGCCGACGCCTCCGCCGCGGGGATCGAGGTCCTCAGGAAGGGCGGCAACGCGGTGGACGCGGCCGTCGCCACGGCCGCGGCCCTCGGTGTCACCGAGCCCTACTCCTCCGGCGTGGGCGGAGGCGGCTACTTCGTCTACTACGACGCCGAGTCCCGTAGCGTGCACACGATCGACGGCCGTGAGACGGCGCCGCTCAGCGCCGACTCGGGTCTGTTCCTGGAGAACGGCAAACCGCTCGCCTTCGCGGACGCCGTCACCAGCGGACTCGGTGTCGGTACGCCGGGCACGCCCGCGACCTGGCAGACCGCGCTGGACAGCTGGGGCAGCAGGCGACTGAGCAGCGTGCTCGAACCGGCGGAACGGATCGCGCGCCACGGCTTCAAGGTCGACGCGACCTTCCGCTCCCAGACGGAGTCCAACGAGGCCCGCTTCAGGAACTTCCCGGACACCGCGAGACTGTTCCTGCCCGGCGGCTCGCTCCCGGCCGTCGGCTCGACCTTCACCAACCCCGATCTCGCCCGCACCTACGAGGAGTTGGGGCGCAAGGGGGTCGGCGCGATCTACCACGGCGACCTCGGCAAGGACATCGTCACCACGGTGAACAAGCCCCCGGTGGGCGCCGGTTCCGGATACAACGCCCGGCCGGGGAAGCTGTCGCTCAGGGACCTCGCGGCCTACCGGGCGAAGAGGCAGGCGCCGACGGAGACCTCGTACCGCGGCCGGAAGGTCTACTCGATCGCGCCCTCCTCGTCCGGTGGCACCACGGTCGGTGAGGCCCTCAACATCCTGGAGCGGACGGACCTCTCCAAGGCGAGTGACGTGCAGTACCTGCACCACTACATCGAGGCCAGCCGGATCGCGTTCGCGGACCGGGGGCGCTGGGTCGGCGACCCCGCCTTCGAGAACGTACCCGCGAAGGAACTGCTGTCCCAGAGGTACGCCGACTCGCGCGCGTGCCTCGTCAGGAACGACGCGGTGCTGACCAGTCCGCTCGCGCCGGGCGATCCGCGCCACCCGGCGGCGTGCTCCACGGCCGGGACCGCCGCGCCGACGACGTACGAGGGTGAGAACACCACGCACCTCACGGTCGCCGACAAGTGGGGCGACGTCGTCTCCTACACACTGACCATCGAGCAGACCGGCGGAAGCGGCATCACCGTCCCGGGCCGCGGCTTCCTCCTCAACAACGAGTTGACGGACTTCTCGTTCACCCCGGCGAACCCGGCCGCGCACGACCCGAACCTGCCCGGCCCCGGCAAGCGCCCGCGTTCGTCGATCTCGCCGACGATCGTGCTGGACCGGCACGACCGGCCGGTGGTGGCGCTCGGTTCGCCGGGCGGCGCGACCATCATCACCACCGTGCTGCAGACGCTCACCGGATTCCTGGACCGCGGACTGCCGCTGGTCGACGCGATCGCCGCGCCGCGTGCCAGCCAGCGCAACGCGGCACAGACGGAGCTCGAACCGAGCCTGTACGACAGCGCGCTCAGGGCCCGGCTGGAGGCGCTCGGACACTCCTTCAAGCTCAACCCGGAGATCGGGGCGGCGACGGGCGTCCAGCGCCTGCCGAACGGCAAGTGGCTGGCCGCGGCGGAGACGGTGCGGCGCGGGGGCGGGTCGGCGATGGTGGTGCGCCCCGCGTCGTAG
- a CDS encoding DUF6278 family protein: MNIPFLGTWRKKHGLAFGVAVFTEGDHDPAGIAELLAECELLRSQAHQAGVELDDSAGSLEALDQLLPRWRDDEESLPWLGNDAGLYLGSVIVRTVSGAAWEIWPNGQPVVRLTSGREIDVVASGHTWASSGAPELSQLYAEVSED; this comes from the coding sequence ATGAACATCCCTTTTTTGGGCACCTGGCGCAAGAAGCACGGTCTCGCCTTCGGGGTGGCCGTGTTCACCGAAGGCGACCACGATCCGGCGGGCATCGCGGAGCTCCTCGCCGAGTGCGAGCTGCTGCGCTCGCAGGCGCACCAGGCGGGCGTCGAACTCGACGACTCCGCGGGCTCCTTGGAGGCGCTGGACCAGCTGCTGCCGCGCTGGCGCGACGACGAGGAGAGCCTGCCCTGGCTCGGTAACGACGCCGGCCTCTACCTCGGTTCGGTCATCGTGCGCACCGTCTCCGGCGCCGCCTGGGAGATCTGGCCCAACGGGCAGCCGGTGGTGCGGCTGACCTCCGGCCGCGAGATCGACGTGGTCGCCTCCGGTCACACCTGGGCGTCCAGCGGGGCTCCCGAGCTGTCCCAGCTGTACGCGGAGGTGTCGGAGGACTGA
- a CDS encoding amino acid ABC transporter permease → MNVLTDNFSTFAEGFLGTVELTVYASVLALVLGFLMASFRVAPVASLRALGTAWVTVLRNTPLTLLFFAVLLGLPRFGLVLPFQVFAVLALGCYTSAFICEALRAGINTVPREQGEAARSLGMTFRQTLSLVVLPQAFRSVIPPIGSTLIALAKNSAIAGAFSVTELLGTYKTLSELGYNIVWTFVWIAVGYLIITLAISAVFNVLEKRWGVAR, encoded by the coding sequence GTGAACGTACTGACAGACAACTTCTCCACCTTCGCCGAGGGCTTCCTCGGCACGGTCGAACTCACCGTCTACGCCTCGGTGCTGGCCCTCGTGCTCGGCTTCCTGATGGCCTCCTTCAGGGTCGCGCCGGTCGCCTCCCTGCGGGCCCTCGGCACGGCCTGGGTGACGGTGCTGCGCAACACCCCGCTCACCCTGCTGTTCTTCGCCGTCCTGCTCGGTCTGCCGCGCTTCGGACTCGTGCTGCCCTTCCAAGTGTTCGCGGTCCTGGCGCTCGGCTGCTACACCTCGGCGTTCATCTGCGAGGCGCTGCGCGCCGGCATCAACACCGTGCCCAGGGAACAGGGCGAGGCGGCCCGCAGTCTCGGCATGACCTTCCGGCAGACGCTCTCGCTGGTCGTCCTGCCGCAGGCCTTCCGTTCGGTGATCCCACCGATCGGCTCCACCCTCATCGCGCTCGCCAAGAACTCCGCCATCGCCGGGGCGTTCAGCGTCACCGAACTGCTCGGCACCTACAAGACGCTCAGCGAGCTGGGCTACAACATCGTCTGGACCTTCGTCTGGATCGCCGTCGGCTACCTGATCATCACCCTCGCCATCAGCGCGGTCTTCAATGTTCTCGAGAAGCGCTGGGGAGTCGCCCGATGA
- a CDS encoding exodeoxyribonuclease III, with protein sequence MRIATWNVNSITARLPRLLAWLESSGTDVLCLQEAKVAAEQFPVDELRELGYEAAVHATGRWNGVAVLSRVGLDDVVRGLPGDPGYEGVEEPRAVSATCGPVRVWSVYVPNGREVGHPHYAYKLQWFEALKAAVAGDAAGGRPFAVLGDYNVAPTDDDVWDISLFDGATHVTPAERAALTSLRETGLSDVVPRPLKYDHPFTYWDYRQLGFPKNRGMRIDLVYGNEAFSKAVGDAYVDREERKGKGASDHAPVVVDLDV encoded by the coding sequence ATGCGCATCGCGACCTGGAACGTGAACTCGATCACCGCCCGCCTCCCGAGGCTGCTGGCCTGGCTGGAGAGCAGTGGCACGGACGTGCTGTGCCTCCAGGAGGCCAAGGTCGCCGCCGAGCAGTTCCCGGTCGACGAGCTGCGCGAGCTGGGTTACGAGGCGGCCGTGCACGCGACCGGCCGGTGGAACGGCGTGGCGGTGCTCTCGCGCGTCGGCCTGGACGACGTCGTCAGGGGACTGCCGGGCGACCCCGGCTACGAGGGCGTCGAGGAGCCCCGGGCCGTCTCCGCGACCTGCGGCCCGGTCCGCGTCTGGTCGGTGTACGTGCCGAACGGCCGTGAGGTGGGCCACCCCCATTACGCGTACAAGCTCCAGTGGTTCGAGGCACTCAAGGCGGCGGTCGCGGGCGACGCGGCGGGCGGCAGGCCCTTCGCCGTCCTCGGGGACTACAACGTGGCGCCGACCGACGACGACGTCTGGGACATCTCCCTGTTCGACGGGGCCACGCACGTCACCCCGGCCGAGCGCGCCGCGTTGACCTCGCTGCGCGAGACGGGCCTGTCGGACGTGGTCCCGCGCCCCCTCAAGTACGACCACCCCTTCACCTACTGGGACTACCGTCAGCTCGGCTTCCCCAAGAACCGGGGCATGCGCATCGACCTGGTGTACGGCAACGAGGCGTTCTCCAAGGCGGTCGGTGACGCCTACGTCGACCGTGAGGAGCGCAAGGGCAAGGGGGCTTCGGACCACGCGCCGGTCGTGGTGGACCTCGACGTGTGA
- a CDS encoding amino acid ABC transporter permease, whose protein sequence is MTATAHRSPAHRPAAHGSTALYDVPGPRTRRRHRMYGVVSTALILALIGWILYLLFDTGQFTYTKWMPFEYKGIQELLLRGLGNTLKAFALAAVFSLALGGVLATGRLSDHRPVRWISTLVVEFFRAMPVLVMIFFIFVALKVQPLPALVAGLTLYNGSVLAEVFRSGVDSVDRGQREAAFALGMRKTQVMSHVLVPQAVRAMLPAIISQLVVALKDTSLGYLITYEEFLHAGKLIASNLDYDLPFIPVVMVISPIYIGMCMLLSWFAQRVSRWERRSPKTEAVKVAPAEPGTLLPGGGRSPTAPRP, encoded by the coding sequence ATGACCGCCACCGCCCACCGGTCACCCGCCCACCGGCCCGCGGCCCACGGATCCACCGCCCTTTACGACGTCCCCGGGCCCAGGACCCGTAGACGGCACCGGATGTACGGGGTCGTGTCCACCGCCCTGATCCTCGCTCTGATCGGCTGGATCCTGTATCTCCTGTTCGACACCGGCCAGTTCACCTACACCAAGTGGATGCCCTTCGAGTACAAGGGCATCCAGGAGCTTCTGCTGCGCGGGCTGGGCAACACGCTCAAGGCCTTCGCGCTGGCCGCCGTGTTCTCGCTCGCGCTGGGCGGGGTGCTCGCCACGGGACGCCTTTCCGACCACCGCCCGGTGCGCTGGATCTCCACGCTGGTCGTCGAGTTCTTCCGCGCCATGCCCGTGCTCGTGATGATCTTCTTCATCTTCGTCGCGCTCAAGGTGCAGCCGCTGCCCGCGCTGGTCGCCGGACTGACGCTCTACAACGGCTCGGTGCTCGCCGAGGTCTTCCGTTCGGGCGTCGACTCCGTCGACCGCGGCCAGCGGGAGGCCGCTTTCGCGCTCGGCATGCGCAAGACCCAGGTCATGTCCCATGTCCTCGTACCGCAGGCCGTACGGGCCATGCTGCCCGCCATCATCAGCCAGTTGGTGGTGGCCCTGAAGGACACCTCGCTCGGCTACCTCATCACCTATGAGGAGTTTCTCCACGCCGGGAAACTGATCGCGTCCAACCTCGACTACGATTTGCCGTTCATCCCCGTGGTGATGGTGATCTCGCCGATCTACATCGGGATGTGCATGCTGCTCTCCTGGTTCGCCCAGCGGGTGTCCCGGTGGGAGCGGCGCAGTCCCAAGACCGAGGCCGTGAAGGTGGCACCGGCCGAACCAGGGACGCTGCTGCCCGGTGGGGGTCGTTCCCCCACCGCCCCGAGACCGTAG